From one Cynocephalus volans isolate mCynVol1 chromosome X, mCynVol1.pri, whole genome shotgun sequence genomic stretch:
- the NLGN3 gene encoding neuroligin-3 isoform X2 — translation MWLRLGPPSLSLSPKPTVGRSLCLTLWFLSLVLRASTQAPAPTVNTHFGKLRGARVPLPSEILGPVDQYLGVPYAAPPIGEKRFLPPEPPPSWSGIRNATHFPPVCPQNIHTAVPEVMLPVWFTANLDIVATYIQEPNEDCLYLNVYVPTEDGSGAKKQGEDLADNDGDEDEDIRDSGAKPVMVYIHGGSYMEGTGNMIDGSVLASYGNVIVITLNYRVGVLGFLSTGDQAAKGNYGLLDQIQALRWVSENIAFFGGDPRRITVFGSGIGASCVSLLTLSHHSEGLFQRAIIQSGSALSSWAVNYQPVKYTSLLADKVGCNVLDTVDMVDCLRQKSAKELVEQDIQPARYHVAFGPVIDGDVIPDDPEILMEQGEFLNYDIMLGVNQGEGLKFVEGVVDPEDGVSGTDFDYSVSNFVDNLYGYPEGKDTLRETIKFMYTDWADRDNPETRRKTLVALFTDHQWVEPSVVTADLHARYGSPTYFYAFYHHCQSLMKPAWSDAAHGDEVPYVFGVPMVGPTDLFPCNFSKNDVMLSAVVMTYWTNFAKTGDPNKPVPQDTKFIHTKANRFEEVAWSKYNPRDQLYLHIGLKPRVRDHYRATKVAFWKHLVPHLYNLHDMFHYTSTTTKVPPPDTTHSSHITRRPNGKTWSTKRPAISPAYSNENAQGSWNGDQDAGPLLVENPRDYSTELSVTIAVGASLLFLNVLAFAALYYRKDKRRQEPLRQPSPQRGAGAPELGAAPEEELAALQLGPTHHECEAGPPHDTLRLTALPDYTLTLRRSPDDIPLMTPNTITMIPNSLVGLQTLHPYNTFAAGFNSTGLPHSHSTTRV, via the exons ATGTGGCTGCGGCTTGGCCCGCCCTCGCTGTCCCTGAGCCCCAAGCCCACAGTTGGCCGGAGCCTGTGCCTCACCCTGTGGTTCCTCAGTTTGGTTCTGAGGGCCAGTACACAGGCCCCAGCACCCACAGTCAATACTCACTTTGGGAAGCTAAGGGGTGCCCGGGTACCTTTGCCCAGTGAGATCCTGGGGCCTGTGGACCAATACCTGGGAGTACCCTACGCAGCTCCCCCAATTGGCGAGAAACGTTTCCTGCCCCCCGAACCACCCCCATCCTGGTCGGGCATCCGGAACGCCACACACTTTCCCCCAGTGTGCCCCCAGAACATCCACACAGCTGTGCCCGAAGTCATGCTGCCAGTCTGGTTCACTGCCAACTTGGATATCGTCGCTACTTACATCCAGGAGCCCAATGAAGACTGCCTCTACCTGAATGTCTATGTGCCCACGGAGGATG GATCCGGCGCTAAGAAACAGGGCGAGGACTTAGCGGATAATGACGGGGATGAAGATGAAG ACATCCGGGACAGTGGTGCTAAGCCCGTCATGGTCTACATCCACGGAGGCTCTTACATGGAAGGGACAGGCAACATGATTGATGGCAGCGTCCTCGCCAGTTATGGCAACGTCATCGTCATCACCCTGAACTACCGGGTTGGGGTGCTAG GTTTCCTGAGCACTGGAGATCAAGCTGCCAAGGGCAACTATGGGCTCCTTGACCAAATCCAGGCCCTCCGCTGGGTGAGTGAGAATATTGCCTTCTTTGGAGGAGATCCCCGCCGTATTACCGTCTTTGGCTCAGGCATCGGTGCCTCCTGTGTCAGCCTCCTCACACTGTCACATCACTCTGAGG GGCTTTTCCAGAGGGCCATCATCCAAAGTGGTTCTGCTCTGTCCAGCTGGGCTGTGAACTACCAGCCAGTGAAGTACACCAGCCTGCTGGCAGACAAAGTGGGCTGTAACGTGCTAGACACCGTGGATATGGTAGACTGTCTTCGGCAAAAGAGCGCCAAGGAGCTGGTAGAGCAGGACATCCAGCCAGCCCGCTACCATGTGGCCTTTGGCCCTGTGATTGATGGTGATGTCATTCCTGATGACCCTGAGATCCTCATGGAACAGGGCGAGTTCCTCAACTATGACATCATGCTAGGTGTCAACCAGGGTGAGGGTCTCAAGTTTGTGGAAGGGGTGGTGGACCCTGAGGATGGTGTCTCTGGCACTGACTTTGACTATTCCGTCTCCAACTTTGTGGACAATCTGTATGGCTATCCTGAGGGTAAGGACACCCTGCGGGAGACCATCAAGTTCATGTACACAGACTGGGCAGACCGTGACAACCCTGAGACCCGCCGTAAAACACTGGTGGCACTCTTCACTGACCACCAGTGGGTGGAGCCCTCAGTGGTGACTGCCGATCTGCACGCCCGCTATGGCTCACCCACCTACTTCTACGCCTTCTACCATCACTGCCAGAGCCTCATGAAGCCTGCGTGGTCAGATGCAGCTCATGGGGATGAAGTACCCTACGTTTTTGGTGTCCCTATGGTAGGCCCCACTGACCTTTTCCCCTGCAACTTCTCCAAGAATGATGTTATGCTTAGTGCTGTCGTCATGACCTATTGGACCAACTTTGCCAAGACTGG GGATCCCAACAAGCCGGTCCCTCAGGACACCAAGTTCATTCACACCAAGGCCAACCGCTTTGAGGAAGTGGCCTGGTCCAAATACAATCCCCGAGACCAGCTCTACCTTCACATCGGGCTGAAACCAAGGGTCCGCGATCATTACCGGGCCACTAAGGTGGCCTTTTGGAAACACCTGGTGCCCCACCTGTATAACCTGCATGACATGTTCCACTATACATCCACAACCACCAAAGTGCCACCCCCGGATACCACCCATAGTTCCCACATCACCCGCAGGCCCAATGGCAAGACCTGGAGCACCAAGCGGCCAGCCATCTCACCTGCCTACAGCAACGAGAATGCCCAAGGGTCATGGAACGGGGACCAGGATGCAGGGCCACTCCTGGTGGAGAACCCTCGTGACTACTCCACTGAATTAAGTGTCACCATCGCAGTGGGGGCCTCCCTTCTATTCCTTAACGTTCTGGCCTTCGCTGCCCTCTACTACCGTAAGGACAAACGGCGCCAGGAGCCCCTGCGGCAGCCTAGCCCTCAGAGGGGAGCTGGTGCCCCTGAATTGGGAGCTGCTCCTGAGGAAGAGCTGGCGGCATTACAGCTGGGCCCCACCCACCATGAGTGTGAGGCCGGTCCCCCCCATGACACATTGCGCCTCACTGCATTACCTGACTACACCCTGACCCTGCGGCGCTCCCCTGATGACATCCCACTCATGACCCCCAACACCATCACTATGATTCCCAACTCCCTGGTAGGGCTGCAGACATTGCACCCCTATAACACCTTTGCCGCAGGGTTCAACAGTACTGGGCTGCCCCACTCACACTCCACTACCCGGGTATAG
- the NLGN3 gene encoding neuroligin-3 isoform X1: MWLRLGPPSLSLSPKPTVGRSLCLTLWFLSLVLRASTQAPAPTVNTHFGKLRGARVPLPSEILGPVDQYLGVPYAAPPIGEKRFLPPEPPPSWSGIRNATHFPPVCPQNIHTAVPEVMLPVWFTANLDIVATYIQEPNEDCLYLNVYVPTEDVKRISKECARKPNKKICRKGGSGAKKQGEDLADNDGDEDEDIRDSGAKPVMVYIHGGSYMEGTGNMIDGSVLASYGNVIVITLNYRVGVLGFLSTGDQAAKGNYGLLDQIQALRWVSENIAFFGGDPRRITVFGSGIGASCVSLLTLSHHSEGLFQRAIIQSGSALSSWAVNYQPVKYTSLLADKVGCNVLDTVDMVDCLRQKSAKELVEQDIQPARYHVAFGPVIDGDVIPDDPEILMEQGEFLNYDIMLGVNQGEGLKFVEGVVDPEDGVSGTDFDYSVSNFVDNLYGYPEGKDTLRETIKFMYTDWADRDNPETRRKTLVALFTDHQWVEPSVVTADLHARYGSPTYFYAFYHHCQSLMKPAWSDAAHGDEVPYVFGVPMVGPTDLFPCNFSKNDVMLSAVVMTYWTNFAKTGDPNKPVPQDTKFIHTKANRFEEVAWSKYNPRDQLYLHIGLKPRVRDHYRATKVAFWKHLVPHLYNLHDMFHYTSTTTKVPPPDTTHSSHITRRPNGKTWSTKRPAISPAYSNENAQGSWNGDQDAGPLLVENPRDYSTELSVTIAVGASLLFLNVLAFAALYYRKDKRRQEPLRQPSPQRGAGAPELGAAPEEELAALQLGPTHHECEAGPPHDTLRLTALPDYTLTLRRSPDDIPLMTPNTITMIPNSLVGLQTLHPYNTFAAGFNSTGLPHSHSTTRV; encoded by the exons ATGTGGCTGCGGCTTGGCCCGCCCTCGCTGTCCCTGAGCCCCAAGCCCACAGTTGGCCGGAGCCTGTGCCTCACCCTGTGGTTCCTCAGTTTGGTTCTGAGGGCCAGTACACAGGCCCCAGCACCCACAGTCAATACTCACTTTGGGAAGCTAAGGGGTGCCCGGGTACCTTTGCCCAGTGAGATCCTGGGGCCTGTGGACCAATACCTGGGAGTACCCTACGCAGCTCCCCCAATTGGCGAGAAACGTTTCCTGCCCCCCGAACCACCCCCATCCTGGTCGGGCATCCGGAACGCCACACACTTTCCCCCAGTGTGCCCCCAGAACATCCACACAGCTGTGCCCGAAGTCATGCTGCCAGTCTGGTTCACTGCCAACTTGGATATCGTCGCTACTTACATCCAGGAGCCCAATGAAGACTGCCTCTACCTGAATGTCTATGTGCCCACGGAGGATG tAAAGCGGATTTCCAAGGAATGCGCCCGAAAGCCCAACAAGAAAATTTGTAGGAAAGGAG GATCCGGCGCTAAGAAACAGGGCGAGGACTTAGCGGATAATGACGGGGATGAAGATGAAG ACATCCGGGACAGTGGTGCTAAGCCCGTCATGGTCTACATCCACGGAGGCTCTTACATGGAAGGGACAGGCAACATGATTGATGGCAGCGTCCTCGCCAGTTATGGCAACGTCATCGTCATCACCCTGAACTACCGGGTTGGGGTGCTAG GTTTCCTGAGCACTGGAGATCAAGCTGCCAAGGGCAACTATGGGCTCCTTGACCAAATCCAGGCCCTCCGCTGGGTGAGTGAGAATATTGCCTTCTTTGGAGGAGATCCCCGCCGTATTACCGTCTTTGGCTCAGGCATCGGTGCCTCCTGTGTCAGCCTCCTCACACTGTCACATCACTCTGAGG GGCTTTTCCAGAGGGCCATCATCCAAAGTGGTTCTGCTCTGTCCAGCTGGGCTGTGAACTACCAGCCAGTGAAGTACACCAGCCTGCTGGCAGACAAAGTGGGCTGTAACGTGCTAGACACCGTGGATATGGTAGACTGTCTTCGGCAAAAGAGCGCCAAGGAGCTGGTAGAGCAGGACATCCAGCCAGCCCGCTACCATGTGGCCTTTGGCCCTGTGATTGATGGTGATGTCATTCCTGATGACCCTGAGATCCTCATGGAACAGGGCGAGTTCCTCAACTATGACATCATGCTAGGTGTCAACCAGGGTGAGGGTCTCAAGTTTGTGGAAGGGGTGGTGGACCCTGAGGATGGTGTCTCTGGCACTGACTTTGACTATTCCGTCTCCAACTTTGTGGACAATCTGTATGGCTATCCTGAGGGTAAGGACACCCTGCGGGAGACCATCAAGTTCATGTACACAGACTGGGCAGACCGTGACAACCCTGAGACCCGCCGTAAAACACTGGTGGCACTCTTCACTGACCACCAGTGGGTGGAGCCCTCAGTGGTGACTGCCGATCTGCACGCCCGCTATGGCTCACCCACCTACTTCTACGCCTTCTACCATCACTGCCAGAGCCTCATGAAGCCTGCGTGGTCAGATGCAGCTCATGGGGATGAAGTACCCTACGTTTTTGGTGTCCCTATGGTAGGCCCCACTGACCTTTTCCCCTGCAACTTCTCCAAGAATGATGTTATGCTTAGTGCTGTCGTCATGACCTATTGGACCAACTTTGCCAAGACTGG GGATCCCAACAAGCCGGTCCCTCAGGACACCAAGTTCATTCACACCAAGGCCAACCGCTTTGAGGAAGTGGCCTGGTCCAAATACAATCCCCGAGACCAGCTCTACCTTCACATCGGGCTGAAACCAAGGGTCCGCGATCATTACCGGGCCACTAAGGTGGCCTTTTGGAAACACCTGGTGCCCCACCTGTATAACCTGCATGACATGTTCCACTATACATCCACAACCACCAAAGTGCCACCCCCGGATACCACCCATAGTTCCCACATCACCCGCAGGCCCAATGGCAAGACCTGGAGCACCAAGCGGCCAGCCATCTCACCTGCCTACAGCAACGAGAATGCCCAAGGGTCATGGAACGGGGACCAGGATGCAGGGCCACTCCTGGTGGAGAACCCTCGTGACTACTCCACTGAATTAAGTGTCACCATCGCAGTGGGGGCCTCCCTTCTATTCCTTAACGTTCTGGCCTTCGCTGCCCTCTACTACCGTAAGGACAAACGGCGCCAGGAGCCCCTGCGGCAGCCTAGCCCTCAGAGGGGAGCTGGTGCCCCTGAATTGGGAGCTGCTCCTGAGGAAGAGCTGGCGGCATTACAGCTGGGCCCCACCCACCATGAGTGTGAGGCCGGTCCCCCCCATGACACATTGCGCCTCACTGCATTACCTGACTACACCCTGACCCTGCGGCGCTCCCCTGATGACATCCCACTCATGACCCCCAACACCATCACTATGATTCCCAACTCCCTGGTAGGGCTGCAGACATTGCACCCCTATAACACCTTTGCCGCAGGGTTCAACAGTACTGGGCTGCCCCACTCACACTCCACTACCCGGGTATAG
- the NLGN3 gene encoding neuroligin-3 isoform X3: protein MWLRLGPPSLSLSPKPTVGRSLCLTLWFLSLVLRASTQAPAPTVNTHFGKLRGARVPLPSEILGPVDQYLGVPYAAPPIGEKRFLPPEPPPSWSGIRNATHFPPVCPQNIHTAVPEVMLPVWFTANLDIVATYIQEPNEDCLYLNVYVPTEDDIRDSGAKPVMVYIHGGSYMEGTGNMIDGSVLASYGNVIVITLNYRVGVLGFLSTGDQAAKGNYGLLDQIQALRWVSENIAFFGGDPRRITVFGSGIGASCVSLLTLSHHSEGLFQRAIIQSGSALSSWAVNYQPVKYTSLLADKVGCNVLDTVDMVDCLRQKSAKELVEQDIQPARYHVAFGPVIDGDVIPDDPEILMEQGEFLNYDIMLGVNQGEGLKFVEGVVDPEDGVSGTDFDYSVSNFVDNLYGYPEGKDTLRETIKFMYTDWADRDNPETRRKTLVALFTDHQWVEPSVVTADLHARYGSPTYFYAFYHHCQSLMKPAWSDAAHGDEVPYVFGVPMVGPTDLFPCNFSKNDVMLSAVVMTYWTNFAKTGDPNKPVPQDTKFIHTKANRFEEVAWSKYNPRDQLYLHIGLKPRVRDHYRATKVAFWKHLVPHLYNLHDMFHYTSTTTKVPPPDTTHSSHITRRPNGKTWSTKRPAISPAYSNENAQGSWNGDQDAGPLLVENPRDYSTELSVTIAVGASLLFLNVLAFAALYYRKDKRRQEPLRQPSPQRGAGAPELGAAPEEELAALQLGPTHHECEAGPPHDTLRLTALPDYTLTLRRSPDDIPLMTPNTITMIPNSLVGLQTLHPYNTFAAGFNSTGLPHSHSTTRV from the exons ATGTGGCTGCGGCTTGGCCCGCCCTCGCTGTCCCTGAGCCCCAAGCCCACAGTTGGCCGGAGCCTGTGCCTCACCCTGTGGTTCCTCAGTTTGGTTCTGAGGGCCAGTACACAGGCCCCAGCACCCACAGTCAATACTCACTTTGGGAAGCTAAGGGGTGCCCGGGTACCTTTGCCCAGTGAGATCCTGGGGCCTGTGGACCAATACCTGGGAGTACCCTACGCAGCTCCCCCAATTGGCGAGAAACGTTTCCTGCCCCCCGAACCACCCCCATCCTGGTCGGGCATCCGGAACGCCACACACTTTCCCCCAGTGTGCCCCCAGAACATCCACACAGCTGTGCCCGAAGTCATGCTGCCAGTCTGGTTCACTGCCAACTTGGATATCGTCGCTACTTACATCCAGGAGCCCAATGAAGACTGCCTCTACCTGAATGTCTATGTGCCCACGGAGGATG ACATCCGGGACAGTGGTGCTAAGCCCGTCATGGTCTACATCCACGGAGGCTCTTACATGGAAGGGACAGGCAACATGATTGATGGCAGCGTCCTCGCCAGTTATGGCAACGTCATCGTCATCACCCTGAACTACCGGGTTGGGGTGCTAG GTTTCCTGAGCACTGGAGATCAAGCTGCCAAGGGCAACTATGGGCTCCTTGACCAAATCCAGGCCCTCCGCTGGGTGAGTGAGAATATTGCCTTCTTTGGAGGAGATCCCCGCCGTATTACCGTCTTTGGCTCAGGCATCGGTGCCTCCTGTGTCAGCCTCCTCACACTGTCACATCACTCTGAGG GGCTTTTCCAGAGGGCCATCATCCAAAGTGGTTCTGCTCTGTCCAGCTGGGCTGTGAACTACCAGCCAGTGAAGTACACCAGCCTGCTGGCAGACAAAGTGGGCTGTAACGTGCTAGACACCGTGGATATGGTAGACTGTCTTCGGCAAAAGAGCGCCAAGGAGCTGGTAGAGCAGGACATCCAGCCAGCCCGCTACCATGTGGCCTTTGGCCCTGTGATTGATGGTGATGTCATTCCTGATGACCCTGAGATCCTCATGGAACAGGGCGAGTTCCTCAACTATGACATCATGCTAGGTGTCAACCAGGGTGAGGGTCTCAAGTTTGTGGAAGGGGTGGTGGACCCTGAGGATGGTGTCTCTGGCACTGACTTTGACTATTCCGTCTCCAACTTTGTGGACAATCTGTATGGCTATCCTGAGGGTAAGGACACCCTGCGGGAGACCATCAAGTTCATGTACACAGACTGGGCAGACCGTGACAACCCTGAGACCCGCCGTAAAACACTGGTGGCACTCTTCACTGACCACCAGTGGGTGGAGCCCTCAGTGGTGACTGCCGATCTGCACGCCCGCTATGGCTCACCCACCTACTTCTACGCCTTCTACCATCACTGCCAGAGCCTCATGAAGCCTGCGTGGTCAGATGCAGCTCATGGGGATGAAGTACCCTACGTTTTTGGTGTCCCTATGGTAGGCCCCACTGACCTTTTCCCCTGCAACTTCTCCAAGAATGATGTTATGCTTAGTGCTGTCGTCATGACCTATTGGACCAACTTTGCCAAGACTGG GGATCCCAACAAGCCGGTCCCTCAGGACACCAAGTTCATTCACACCAAGGCCAACCGCTTTGAGGAAGTGGCCTGGTCCAAATACAATCCCCGAGACCAGCTCTACCTTCACATCGGGCTGAAACCAAGGGTCCGCGATCATTACCGGGCCACTAAGGTGGCCTTTTGGAAACACCTGGTGCCCCACCTGTATAACCTGCATGACATGTTCCACTATACATCCACAACCACCAAAGTGCCACCCCCGGATACCACCCATAGTTCCCACATCACCCGCAGGCCCAATGGCAAGACCTGGAGCACCAAGCGGCCAGCCATCTCACCTGCCTACAGCAACGAGAATGCCCAAGGGTCATGGAACGGGGACCAGGATGCAGGGCCACTCCTGGTGGAGAACCCTCGTGACTACTCCACTGAATTAAGTGTCACCATCGCAGTGGGGGCCTCCCTTCTATTCCTTAACGTTCTGGCCTTCGCTGCCCTCTACTACCGTAAGGACAAACGGCGCCAGGAGCCCCTGCGGCAGCCTAGCCCTCAGAGGGGAGCTGGTGCCCCTGAATTGGGAGCTGCTCCTGAGGAAGAGCTGGCGGCATTACAGCTGGGCCCCACCCACCATGAGTGTGAGGCCGGTCCCCCCCATGACACATTGCGCCTCACTGCATTACCTGACTACACCCTGACCCTGCGGCGCTCCCCTGATGACATCCCACTCATGACCCCCAACACCATCACTATGATTCCCAACTCCCTGGTAGGGCTGCAGACATTGCACCCCTATAACACCTTTGCCGCAGGGTTCAACAGTACTGGGCTGCCCCACTCACACTCCACTACCCGGGTATAG